One part of the Artemia franciscana unplaced genomic scaffold, ASM3288406v1 Scaffold_449, whole genome shotgun sequence genome encodes these proteins:
- the LOC136043323 gene encoding uncharacterized protein LOC136043323, whose amino-acid sequence MRSLKTSGGITTGGGVTEQQRAIWVLSRPACLESNLLMQNLTKIGYSTSEQHNDMSSSRKERDFDDTQKLVGYFGTSSPFRGDNQLRNIANGITSSQDVNVDEADVAGRLILSKMTGKILKEQVFKKKDQVTLMNAKKAGSSVVAHIDLALLFQRFIIVAQRTDLREEYFKYELCTIPPSLFESDGLMRKANKPELAKAIFLACGIETQSPSRPASACNIVLDGGSLLHRVPWKVGSTFKVIFVSYVHYVQARYSSAIVGFDR is encoded by the coding sequence ATGAGAAGTCTGAAAACATCGGGCGGAATTACAACTGGAGGTGGGGTGACAGAACAGCAAAGAGCCATTTGGGTTCTGTCAAGACCAGCCTGCCTGGAGAGCAACCTCTTGatgcaaaatttgacaaaaattggttACTCGACAAGTGAGCAGCACAACGACATGAGTTCCAGTAGAAAGGAGCGTGACTTCGACGATACCCAGAAGCTCGTCGGATACTTCGGAACATCTTCTCCGTTCAGAGGTGACAATCAGCTTAGAAACATTGCCAACGGCATAACTTCTTCCCAAGATGTTAATGTTGACGAGGCCGATGTGGCTGGAAGGTTGATTCTAAGTAAGATGACGGGAAAAATCTTGAAGGAGcaagtcttcaagaaaaaagaccAAGTGACCCTAATGAATGCCAAAAAGGCGGGGTCTTCTGTGGTAGCGCACATAGATCTGGCGCTCCTTTTCCAGCGGTTTATAATAGTAGCCCAACGAACTGACCTCCGAGAAGAATACTTCAAGTACGAACTTTGTACGATTCCTCCTTCTCTTTTCGAAAGCGATGGCCTTatgagaaaagcaaataagccaGAGCTTGCAAAAGCGATCTTTCTGGCTTGCGGGATTGAGACTCAGTCACCCTCAAGACCTGCTTCTGCGTGTAACATCGTCTTGGATGGTGGTTCTCTTCTACATCGAGTTCCATGGAAGGTAGGGTCAACCTTCAAGGTCATCTTTGTTTCATACGTCCATTACGTACAAGCAAGGTACTCTAGTGCGATCGTTGGGTTTGACAGATAA